A single region of the Anaerococcus urinomassiliensis genome encodes:
- a CDS encoding S1C family serine protease: MANREDKRKKGLPSFVSALLGAIVGGLLVYVLTTTISVKSNNQEKQVASNKVEENIDTKTNKQKIEISDNPSMESVVVKKSIDSVVGITTVSKVVEQTFWGPQSGYAEGIGSGSIVSSDGYIVTNSHVVSDGDASEINVLFSDGSTAEADLVWNDATLDLAIVKVKKDNLPVMQLGDSDKMGVGDRVVAIGNPLGLQLQSTVTSGIISGLNRSVSFNTGAQMDGLMQTDAAINAGNSGGALLNSKGEQIGINTAKAGNSDGIGFAIPINLVKPIIEQIKESGEYHSVYLGITGQSLDYFLQYPQVNLGELEGKEGVFVTSVFDDSEVLEKGDLITAIDGNKVTDMLSLRKNLLSYKVGDKATITVLRDGKSIDLDFTFSIDSSNVDEYKQAKPENQIQNDKDNDRSLNPFKNLP, from the coding sequence ATGGCAAATAGAGAAGATAAAAGAAAGAAGGGCCTTCCATCATTTGTTAGTGCCTTGCTTGGAGCAATAGTTGGTGGTTTACTAGTGTATGTATTAACCACGACAATATCAGTAAAAAGCAACAATCAAGAAAAGCAAGTAGCTAGTAATAAAGTGGAAGAAAATATCGATACAAAAACTAATAAACAAAAAATAGAAATATCTGACAATCCATCAATGGAATCAGTAGTAGTAAAAAAATCTATAGACAGTGTAGTAGGAATTACTACGGTATCTAAAGTTGTAGAACAAACTTTTTGGGGACCACAATCAGGCTATGCTGAAGGAATAGGATCTGGTTCAATTGTAAGTTCAGATGGTTATATAGTGACAAACTCTCACGTAGTAAGTGACGGGGACGCTAGTGAAATAAATGTACTCTTCAGCGATGGATCTACAGCAGAAGCTGACCTCGTATGGAATGATGCTACACTTGACCTGGCTATAGTAAAAGTTAAAAAGGATAATCTACCAGTAATGCAACTAGGTGATAGTGACAAGATGGGAGTAGGAGATAGGGTCGTTGCTATAGGTAATCCACTAGGATTGCAACTTCAATCAACAGTAACATCTGGTATAATATCAGGCCTAAATAGGAGCGTAAGCTTTAATACAGGTGCTCAGATGGATGGATTGATGCAAACAGATGCTGCTATAAATGCCGGAAACTCAGGAGGAGCTCTACTAAATTCAAAAGGTGAGCAAATAGGAATCAATACAGCAAAAGCTGGTAATAGCGACGGAATAGGATTTGCTATACCAATAAATCTAGTAAAGCCAATTATCGAGCAAATCAAAGAAAGTGGAGAATACCACTCAGTATACCTAGGCATCACTGGCCAATCATTAGACTACTTCTTACAATACCCTCAAGTAAATCTAGGAGAGTTAGAAGGCAAAGAAGGTGTATTTGTAACAAGCGTATTTGATGATAGCGAGGTTCTAGAAAAGGGTGATTTGATTACGGCCATAGATGGAAACAAAGTCACTGATATGCTTTCATTGAGAAAGAACTTACTAAGCTATAAGGTAGGTGACAAGGCAACTATTACAGTATTAAGGGATGGAAAATCAATCGATCTAGACTTTACATTCTCAATAGACTCATCAAATGTAGATGAGTATAAACAAGCTAAACCTGAAAATCAAATACAAAATGATAAGGATAATGATAGATCATTAAATCCATTCAAAAATCTACCATAA
- the ylxM gene encoding YlxM family DNA-binding protein, which translates to MEKIVKVAELYDIYGPLLNEKQRDVINCYYNEDLSLQEIAENKNKSKQAISDMMTRTVDKLFEFEDELSLLEKKDELKDALTSIRELMENSKNKEAIEKITETIERI; encoded by the coding sequence ATGGAAAAAATTGTTAAAGTGGCTGAATTATACGACATATATGGACCGCTACTAAATGAAAAGCAAAGAGATGTTATCAATTGCTATTATAACGAGGACTTGTCTTTACAAGAGATTGCAGAAAACAAAAATAAGAGTAAACAAGCAATTTCAGATATGATGACAAGGACAGTTGATAAGCTATTTGAGTTTGAAGATGAGCTTTCTTTACTAGAAAAAAAAGATGAGCTCAAAGATGCTCTTACGAGTATAAGAGAGCTGATGGAAAATTCAAAAAACAAAGAAGCAATTGAGAAGATAACTGAGACAATTGAAAGAATTTAG
- the ffh gene encoding signal recognition particle protein, with amino-acid sequence MVFEGLADRLQESLGKLTGKGKLTEKDIDNAMREIRLSLLEADVNYKVVKDFVKTVKERSLGEDVMTSLTPGQMVVKIVNEELTNLMGKENSRLDLKGSTPHVVMMVGLQGSGKTTHSGKLVYKLKKENRNPMLAALDIYRPAAIEQLKVVGKKADTFVFEQGKEDPVKIALEAKNYARANNYDTVILDTAGRLQIDTDLMDELKKIKEVTKPDEILLVVDAMTGQEAVNVAKTFDDYLDITGVILTKLDGDARGGAALSIRQVVGKPIKFVGVGEKLEDLEAFYPDRMANRILGMGDVLSLIEKAEAQIDMENAKALEEKLRNQAFTLDDFMDQINQIRNMGPLEDLLAMIPGVNNKMLKQVNVDDTGFVKIEALINSMTKEEREKPEIIGKRRKERISKGSGVDVRELNKLLKQFKELKKMMKQVSNINQKGKKGRGGFRMPKLPF; translated from the coding sequence ATGGTGTTTGAAGGCCTAGCCGATAGGCTCCAAGAAAGTCTTGGAAAACTTACCGGAAAAGGAAAATTAACAGAAAAAGACATCGACAACGCTATGAGGGAGATTAGGCTTTCACTTCTAGAAGCTGACGTTAACTACAAGGTAGTAAAAGACTTTGTAAAGACTGTCAAAGAAAGATCCCTTGGCGAAGATGTAATGACATCCCTTACTCCTGGTCAAATGGTAGTTAAGATTGTAAATGAAGAACTTACCAATTTGATGGGTAAAGAAAATTCTAGATTAGATTTAAAAGGTTCTACCCCACACGTTGTAATGATGGTGGGACTCCAAGGTTCAGGTAAAACAACTCATTCAGGTAAGCTTGTTTATAAGCTAAAAAAAGAAAACAGGAATCCAATGCTAGCAGCCCTAGATATTTATAGGCCAGCTGCTATAGAACAACTTAAAGTTGTCGGCAAAAAGGCAGATACCTTTGTTTTCGAACAAGGTAAAGAAGATCCAGTAAAGATTGCCCTTGAAGCAAAAAATTATGCTAGGGCAAACAATTACGACACAGTAATCCTTGATACAGCTGGTCGTTTGCAAATTGACACTGATCTTATGGATGAGCTTAAAAAAATCAAGGAAGTAACCAAGCCTGATGAGATACTTCTAGTAGTAGATGCCATGACTGGCCAAGAGGCAGTCAATGTAGCAAAAACCTTTGACGACTACCTTGATATCACAGGTGTAATACTTACCAAGCTTGACGGTGATGCTAGAGGAGGGGCTGCCCTATCAATCAGACAAGTTGTAGGCAAGCCAATCAAATTTGTCGGAGTTGGAGAAAAACTAGAAGACCTAGAAGCCTTCTATCCAGATAGGATGGCAAATAGAATCCTAGGTATGGGTGATGTCTTATCTTTGATCGAAAAAGCTGAAGCACAAATCGATATGGAAAATGCCAAGGCTTTGGAAGAAAAGCTAAGAAATCAAGCATTTACCCTAGATGATTTTATGGATCAGATAAATCAGATCAGAAATATGGGGCCTCTGGAAGACTTACTTGCAATGATTCCTGGTGTAAACAATAAGATGCTCAAACAAGTAAATGTAGATGACACAGGTTTTGTGAAAATAGAAGCTTTGATCAATTCTATGACTAAAGAAGAGCGCGAAAAGCCAGAAATCATAGGCAAAAGACGAAAAGAGCGTATATCAAAAGGATCCGGTGTAGATGTCAGAGAGCTAAACAAGCTGTTAAAACAATTTAAAGAACTTAAGAAAATGATGAAACAGGTTTCTAATATCAATCAAAAAGGCAAAAAGGGTAGAGGCGGATTTAGGATGCCTAAATTACCTTTTTAG
- the rpsP gene encoding 30S ribosomal protein S16, with protein MAVKIRLKRMGQKKKPFYRVVVADSRSPRDGKFIEEIGYYNPISEPKEFKVDNEKAKQWIKNGAKPTSIVEKLFNDNDILA; from the coding sequence ATGGCAGTAAAAATTAGATTAAAAAGAATGGGACAAAAGAAAAAACCATTTTACAGAGTAGTAGTTGCAGATTCAAGAAGTCCACGTGATGGTAAATTTATCGAAGAAATTGGTTACTACAATCCTATAAGTGAACCAAAAGAATTCAAAGTAGACAATGAAAAAGCAAAACAATGGATTAAAAATGGTGCAAAACCAACATCAATCGTTGAAAAGCTATTCAATGACAACGATATATTAGCATAA
- a CDS encoding KH domain-containing protein, which produces MKELVETIVKELVEDKEAVEIEENRNDGEVNIVIHVADSDKGRVIGVRGNIINSIRTIARSAAIKEDVKVNIKI; this is translated from the coding sequence ATGAAAGAATTAGTAGAAACAATTGTAAAAGAACTAGTAGAAGACAAAGAAGCTGTCGAAATCGAAGAAAATCGAAACGATGGAGAAGTAAATATAGTTATCCACGTTGCAGATAGCGATAAGGGTCGTGTTATAGGAGTTAGAGGAAATATCATCAATTCTATCAGAACCATAGCAAGATCAGCAGCTATAAAGGAAGATGTTAAGGTCAATATAAAAATATGA
- the rimM gene encoding ribosome maturation factor RimM (Essential for efficient processing of 16S rRNA), translating into MRISVAEIVTTHGIRGNLKIKSLSDNENRFKAGAKVLIDDKELTVESSFDQKGLKVIKFEEYDDINDVIKFVGKDITIDEADLGELGEDEYYVYKLIGLDVYDNGQKVGNIIDVITGVYPNDVYVIKTDKDEIYFPALNATTKNIDFEKNIIEIENFSDYE; encoded by the coding sequence ATGAGGATAAGTGTAGCAGAGATTGTAACTACTCATGGGATTAGAGGAAATCTTAAAATAAAAAGCCTTAGTGATAATGAAAATAGGTTTAAAGCCGGGGCAAAAGTACTTATCGATGATAAAGAGCTAACAGTTGAATCATCCTTTGACCAAAAGGGACTTAAGGTTATAAAATTTGAAGAATATGACGACATTAATGATGTCATCAAATTTGTCGGCAAAGATATAACCATAGATGAAGCTGACCTAGGCGAGCTAGGAGAAGATGAGTACTACGTTTATAAACTAATAGGTCTTGATGTTTACGACAATGGGCAAAAAGTCGGCAATATCATAGACGTAATCACAGGTGTATATCCTAATGATGTTTATGTTATAAAGACAGACAAAGATGAAATTTATTTTCCAGCTTTAAATGCTACAACTAAAAATATTGATTTTGAAAAGAATATTATAGAAATAGAAAATTTTAGTGATTATGAATAA
- the trmD gene encoding tRNA (guanosine(37)-N1)-methyltransferase TrmD: protein MNKITILTLFPESFEFLKTYGVIGKAISKGLLELELVNIRDFSNDKHNHVDDTVYGGAAGMLMKPKPLYDALMSVKKPNSKVAYMSAAGRVLNQKLAIDFAEIKDLIIICGHYEGIDARITNHYVDYEISIGDYVLTGGEIPAMVLIDSMARFIDGVVGKEESLKTDSHYNILLQQDEYTKPREFNGYIVPNELTSGDHKKIKEWNRKSAIAKTKKVRPDLYEKFLREENENGFN, encoded by the coding sequence ATGAATAAGATAACAATCCTTACCCTATTTCCAGAAAGTTTTGAATTTTTAAAAACTTATGGAGTAATAGGTAAAGCTATATCAAAGGGTTTATTAGAATTAGAACTTGTAAATATAAGAGATTTTTCAAACGATAAACACAACCACGTTGATGATACGGTTTATGGTGGAGCAGCGGGCATGCTAATGAAGCCAAAACCATTATATGATGCATTAATGTCTGTAAAAAAACCAAACTCCAAAGTAGCCTATATGTCAGCTGCAGGGAGAGTATTAAATCAGAAATTAGCAATCGACTTTGCAGAGATTAAAGATCTTATAATCATTTGTGGCCACTATGAAGGTATAGATGCAAGGATAACTAATCACTATGTCGACTACGAGATATCCATAGGAGACTATGTCCTAACAGGTGGTGAAATACCTGCAATGGTTCTAATAGACTCAATGGCAAGATTTATAGATGGAGTAGTTGGTAAGGAAGAATCACTAAAGACAGATTCTCACTACAATATATTATTGCAGCAAGATGAATACACAAAGCCACGAGAGTTTAATGGATACATAGTCCCAAATGAGCTTACAAGTGGTGACCATAAGAAAATCAAAGAATGGAACAGAAAATCTGCAATAGCAAAAACAAAAAAAGTTAGACCAGACTTATATGAAAAATTCCTAAGAGAGGAGAATGAAAATGGATTTAATTAA
- the rplS gene encoding 50S ribosomal protein L19, with the protein MDLIKKIEQENLREDQYDFNVGDTVRISYRIKEGDKTRLQDFEGTVIKIKEGGINKSFTLRRISYGVGVERTFLYNSPRIEKLVVTRHGKVRRAKLNYLRGRQGKATKVKEKTNY; encoded by the coding sequence ATGGATTTAATTAAAAAAATTGAACAAGAAAACTTACGTGAAGATCAATATGACTTTAATGTAGGTGACACAGTTAGAATATCTTACAGAATCAAAGAAGGTGACAAAACTAGACTTCAAGATTTTGAAGGAACAGTTATTAAAATCAAAGAAGGCGGAATCAACAAATCATTCACACTAAGAAGAATTTCTTACGGTGTTGGCGTAGAAAGAACCTTCTTATACAACTCACCAAGAATTGAAAAACTAGTAGTAACAAGACACGGTAAAGTACGTCGTGCTAAACTAAACTACCTAAGAGGACGTCAAGGTAAGGCTACTAAAGTTAAAGAAAAAACAAATTATTAA
- the ylqF gene encoding ribosome biogenesis GTPase YlqF: MNINWYPGHMKKTKEDIENNLKLVDIVLEIIDARIPSSSRNPMLDDIIGDKPRIIIMNKADLADKSITSQWIDEFKNRGISAIRMNSKENINAKKIYDLARESLSEKFDKHKEKNIENQTIRMMIVGVPNAGKSTFINNISKRKGANVGNRPGVTKTKQWIKTNANIELLDTPGVLWPKFDEETGLNLSYTHAIKDEILNIEDLTLKFLEKIKEEYPANLQERYGVDVEKPALEIYEDIARKRGAVTKGGDFDYTRTANIILTDFRNGKLGKISLERP; this comes from the coding sequence ATGAATATAAATTGGTATCCTGGTCATATGAAAAAGACCAAGGAGGATATTGAAAACAACCTAAAACTTGTAGATATTGTTCTTGAAATAATAGACGCAAGAATACCTTCTTCAAGCAGGAATCCAATGCTTGATGATATAATTGGTGATAAGCCTAGGATAATTATAATGAACAAAGCTGACCTTGCAGATAAGAGTATCACTAGTCAGTGGATTGATGAATTCAAAAACAGAGGAATATCTGCAATTAGAATGAACTCCAAAGAAAACATAAATGCTAAAAAAATCTATGATTTAGCAAGAGAATCATTGAGCGAGAAATTTGACAAGCACAAAGAAAAAAACATAGAGAACCAAACAATTCGCATGATGATTGTAGGGGTTCCCAATGCTGGCAAGTCAACTTTCATAAACAATATTTCAAAAAGGAAGGGCGCCAATGTAGGTAATAGACCAGGGGTTACAAAAACCAAGCAATGGATCAAAACAAATGCCAATATAGAATTATTGGATACACCGGGTGTTTTGTGGCCGAAATTTGACGAAGAAACTGGCCTAAATCTATCCTACACCCACGCCATAAAAGATGAGATACTAAATATAGAAGATTTGACCCTTAAATTTTTGGAAAAAATAAAAGAGGAATATCCAGCAAATTTACAAGAGCGTTATGGGGTGGATGTAGAAAAACCAGCCTTAGAAATCTACGAGGATATTGCTAGAAAAAGGGGAGCTGTTACAAAGGGTGGAGACTTTGACTACACTCGAACAGCTAATATAATTCTCACAGATTTTAGAAATGGAAAACTTGGGAAAATAAGCTTGGAAAGACCATGA
- a CDS encoding ribonuclease HII: MIYSEYNEKIKKEIYEKYNLIAGIDEVGRGPLAGPVVTCAVIMKKDSHIEGVTDSKKLSRKKMLRLREEILKDAIEISYGYANNRVIDDINIRQATLLAMKNAVESLENKPDVLLIDAERIDTKIPQLNIVKGDLNEYAISCASILAKIRRDDIMINFSKIYPYYSFQTNVGYGTKKHYEGLEMYGPTPIHRKSFLRKFYQKQESFL; this comes from the coding sequence ATGATATATTCAGAATATAACGAAAAGATTAAAAAAGAAATCTATGAAAAATATAATTTAATTGCAGGAATTGACGAAGTTGGAAGAGGTCCTCTAGCAGGACCTGTTGTAACTTGCGCTGTTATTATGAAAAAGGATTCTCATATTGAAGGCGTTACAGATTCCAAAAAACTTAGTAGAAAGAAGATGCTAAGGCTTAGAGAAGAAATCTTAAAAGATGCCATAGAAATCTCCTATGGTTATGCCAACAATAGAGTTATAGATGATATAAATATCAGACAAGCAACCCTTCTTGCAATGAAAAATGCAGTAGAATCATTGGAAAACAAACCCGACGTGCTTCTCATAGATGCAGAAAGGATAGATACAAAAATTCCTCAGCTAAATATTGTAAAGGGTGACCTCAATGAATACGCAATCTCCTGTGCATCAATACTAGCCAAAATTAGAAGAGATGATATTATGATTAATTTCTCAAAGATCTACCCATATTATTCTTTTCAAACTAATGTAGGTTATGGAACAAAAAAGCACTATGAGGGCCTTGAAATGTATGGTCCAACACCTATTCATAGAAAAAGCTTTTTGAGGAAATTCTACCAAAAACAGGAAAGTTTTCTATGA
- a CDS encoding YraN family protein: protein MNEKRKIGDFGEDLAVSYMSEKGYEILSRNYLKPYGEIDIVAIKDDIICFVEVKTRKSSNFAYPREAVNYHKQQRIIKASQMYMMENNINSYLMRFDVVEVFTESRKINYIENAF from the coding sequence ATGAATGAGAAAAGAAAAATAGGTGATTTTGGCGAAGATTTGGCTGTTAGCTATATGAGCGAGAAAGGTTATGAAATTCTTTCCCGTAACTACTTAAAACCCTACGGAGAGATTGATATTGTAGCAATAAAAGATGATATAATATGTTTTGTAGAAGTTAAAACCCGTAAGTCATCGAACTTTGCTTATCCTAGAGAGGCTGTCAACTACCACAAACAGCAAAGGATTATCAAAGCAAGTCAAATGTATATGATGGAAAATAATATCAATAGTTACTTGATGAGATTTGATGTTGTGGAAGTTTTCACTGAAAGTAGAAAGATAAATTATATAGAAAATGCATTCTAA
- the dprA gene encoding DNA-processing protein DprA — MIYERVGFKDLFERSRIDLDFIPDISYEKIVSNKNLESFKSYYEKVQRYGYTYVTFLDDEYPINLRYIDDRPTLLFYKGSLDREKDKNSIAFVGARKCTDYGKWACKNLSQDISRAGITTVSGLAYGIDAACHKSTLEVAGRSIGVIGCGIDKIYPKQNRKLYQALEEDGLILSEFPLETEPRSYNFPRRNRIISGISLATVVIEAKEKSGTMITTRCALDQGKEVFAVPGNINSIYSRGTNKLIQEGSKLITCADDILEELDYLLEYSNIKNEIDYSSLEKDELDIVKYIEENPNSSADILSAELKIKIDEINYLLTSLELRDFIENIGNNEFTVKR, encoded by the coding sequence ATGATCTATGAAAGAGTTGGCTTTAAGGATTTATTTGAAAGGTCGAGAATTGACCTAGACTTTATTCCTGACATTTCCTATGAGAAAATTGTATCTAATAAAAATTTGGAAAGTTTCAAATCATACTATGAAAAAGTTCAAAGGTATGGCTATACCTATGTGACTTTTCTTGACGATGAATATCCTATCAATTTAAGATACATAGATGATAGACCAACCTTGCTTTTTTATAAGGGGAGTTTAGATAGGGAAAAGGACAAGAACTCCATTGCATTTGTAGGAGCCAGAAAGTGCACAGACTATGGCAAGTGGGCATGCAAAAATCTTAGTCAAGACATAAGCAGGGCTGGAATTACAACAGTTTCTGGACTAGCCTATGGTATAGATGCCGCCTGTCACAAGTCGACTCTAGAAGTAGCAGGTAGGTCTATAGGAGTGATAGGCTGTGGTATTGACAAAATTTACCCTAAACAGAATAGGAAATTGTACCAAGCTTTAGAAGAAGATGGGCTGATTTTATCAGAATTCCCCCTAGAAACAGAACCTAGATCTTATAATTTCCCAAGGAGAAATAGGATAATCTCTGGCATATCTCTTGCTACCGTTGTCATAGAAGCTAAAGAAAAATCAGGTACTATGATTACGACAAGGTGTGCTCTGGATCAAGGCAAGGAAGTATTTGCAGTTCCTGGAAATATTAATTCTATATACTCTAGAGGTACGAATAAATTGATCCAAGAAGGGTCCAAGCTTATAACATGTGCAGATGATATCTTAGAAGAATTGGATTATCTATTGGAATATTCCAATATTAAAAATGAAATAGATTACTCTAGCCTTGAAAAGGATGAGCTAGATATAGTAAAGTATATCGAGGAAAATCCAAATTCCTCAGCAGATATATTATCAGCTGAACTTAAGATTAAGATTGATGAAATAAATTATCTTTTAACATCACTTGAGTTGAGAGATTTTATTGAGAATATAGGAAATAATGAATTCACAGTAAAGAGGTGA
- the topA gene encoding type I DNA topoisomerase, whose protein sequence is MAKNLVIVESPTKAKSIAKMLGSNYKVKATVGHLRDLPKSKFGVDIENNFEPEYIKVRGRAKTINELIKEAEKADKVYLATDPDREGEAISWHLEYILGLDPREKNRVEFHEITKENVKNAIKNPRQIDQNLVDAQQARRVMDRIVGYEISPILWKRVKSGLSAGRVQSVALKLIVDKQREIDAFVPEEYWTITANHNVDKIDFTSDFYGKPSKKMKISNESGANKVLDKIDKDSFKVIEVKKTKKTRKPPKPYTTSTLQQDASNKLGYSTKYTMQLAQQLFEGIDVGEGSVGLISYMRTDATRISKEIVNESLKYIKGKFGDDYVSKGNTYGAKKKGSQDAHEAIRPTSIYRDPISVREYLSDPQYKLYKLIWTRVVQSQMTDYEYLSTSVSFDNNGLIFKSNGRITTFEGFNKINPGFEDQNILPELKEGDVISAKKIVKAQHFTNPPARYTEASLVKVLEEFGIGRPSTYSATINQIVNRNYVEFEGRSIYPTELGFTVNDFLQENFDDVINVEFTAEMEDQLDKIADHEIYWKDVLSNFYNDFEKDMKNVKKDSTDYKVKDKVLDEKCPKCGHALAIKHGRNGKFIGCTNFPACDFTKSIVKTTGVACPKCKTGEIIEKVSKKGKRFYACNNYPDCDYALWDPPTGDKCPECGDLLIHKKNRSVDEIKCNSCDYVKEKRR, encoded by the coding sequence TTGGCAAAAAATTTAGTAATAGTCGAATCCCCAACCAAAGCAAAGTCTATAGCAAAGATGCTTGGTAGCAATTATAAGGTAAAGGCTACTGTAGGGCACTTAAGAGATTTACCAAAGTCAAAATTCGGTGTTGATATAGAAAATAACTTTGAACCAGAATATATCAAGGTTAGGGGACGAGCAAAAACTATAAATGAACTTATAAAAGAAGCAGAGAAGGCAGACAAAGTTTATCTGGCAACTGACCCGGATAGGGAAGGTGAGGCTATAAGTTGGCATTTGGAATATATTTTAGGACTAGACCCAAGGGAGAAAAATCGTGTTGAGTTTCACGAGATTACCAAAGAAAATGTAAAAAATGCCATAAAAAATCCAAGGCAAATCGACCAAAACTTGGTTGATGCCCAACAAGCTAGACGTGTCATGGATAGGATAGTGGGCTATGAGATAAGTCCAATCCTATGGAAGAGGGTAAAATCAGGCCTTTCTGCAGGACGTGTCCAATCTGTTGCCCTTAAACTTATTGTAGATAAGCAAAGGGAAATTGACGCCTTTGTGCCAGAAGAATACTGGACAATAACAGCAAATCATAATGTAGACAAGATTGATTTTACTTCAGACTTTTATGGCAAGCCTAGCAAAAAGATGAAGATATCAAATGAATCTGGTGCCAATAAGGTTCTTGATAAAATTGATAAGGACTCTTTTAAGGTTATTGAGGTAAAAAAGACAAAGAAAACTAGAAAACCACCAAAACCATATACCACATCAACCCTCCAACAAGATGCATCTAATAAACTTGGTTATTCAACCAAATATACCATGCAACTAGCCCAACAACTCTTTGAAGGTATTGATGTAGGAGAGGGTTCTGTTGGTTTGATCTCATATATGAGAACTGATGCTACAAGAATTAGCAAAGAGATTGTAAATGAGTCTTTAAAATATATCAAGGGTAAATTTGGTGATGACTATGTATCTAAGGGAAATACTTACGGAGCCAAGAAAAAGGGCAGCCAAGATGCTCACGAAGCAATCCGTCCAACTTCTATATACAGGGATCCAATATCTGTAAGAGAGTATTTATCAGACCCACAATATAAGCTATATAAGCTAATATGGACAAGGGTTGTCCAATCACAAATGACAGATTACGAATATCTTTCAACTAGTGTATCCTTTGATAACAATGGATTGATTTTTAAATCCAATGGTAGGATAACAACTTTTGAAGGTTTCAACAAAATTAATCCAGGATTTGAAGACCAAAATATATTGCCTGAGCTAAAAGAAGGTGATGTAATTTCTGCCAAAAAAATCGTAAAAGCCCAACACTTTACAAATCCACCAGCCAGATACACTGAGGCTAGCCTTGTAAAAGTATTGGAAGAATTTGGTATAGGCCGTCCATCAACATATTCTGCAACTATAAATCAAATAGTAAATAGAAACTATGTGGAGTTTGAAGGAAGGTCAATATATCCAACAGAACTTGGATTTACAGTAAATGATTTCTTGCAAGAAAACTTTGACGATGTAATAAACGTCGAATTTACTGCAGAAATGGAAGACCAATTAGATAAGATTGCCGACCATGAGATTTATTGGAAAGATGTCTTATCAAATTTCTACAATGATTTTGAAAAAGATATGAAAAATGTCAAAAAAGATAGTACAGACTACAAGGTCAAAGATAAAGTCCTTGATGAGAAATGTCCAAAATGCGGCCATGCTCTTGCCATAAAACATGGTAGAAACGGCAAATTTATAGGATGTACAAACTTCCCAGCATGTGACTTTACAAAATCAATTGTAAAAACAACAGGTGTAGCTTGTCCAAAATGCAAAACGGGGGAAATTATAGAAAAAGTCAGCAAGAAAGGCAAAAGATTTTACGCTTGCAACAACTATCCTGACTGCGACTATGCCCTATGGGATCCACCAACAGGAGACAAATGCCCTGAGTGTGGAGATTTGTTAATCCATAAGAAGAATAGATCAGTTGATGAAATTAAATGTAATTCTTGCGATTATGTCAAAGAAAAGAGGAGATAA
- a CDS encoding ATP-binding protein, with translation MXIVFLGSSGVGKTHLSISIGIEAARQRYSTYFIKCANLLENLKKAQDENRLEARLKHYTSYKLLIIDELGYLPISEGDERLLFQLIDRRYEKKSTIVSTNINFSDWESIFYDTRIANAILDRILHHCTVIQIVGDSYRLKDIVNKE, from the coding sequence ATGNATATAGTATTTCTAGGATCGAGTGGAGTAGGCAAAACTCATTTATCAATATCAATAGGTATAGAAGCGGCAAGACAAAGATATTCAACATATTTTATCAAATGTGCAAATCTACTAGAAAATCTAAAGAAAGCTCAAGATGAAAATAGGTTAGAAGCAAGACTAAAGCATTACACCTCTTACAAGCTTTTGATAATAGATGAATTAGGCTATCTGCCTATTAGTGAAGGAGATGAACGACTACTATTTCAACTAATAGACAGAAGATATGAGAAGAAATCAACAATAGTTTCAACTAATATTAATTTTTCAGATTGGGAAAGTATATTTTATGATACAAGAATAGCTAACGCTATACTTGATAGAATTCTTCATCATTGCACTGTTATTCAGATTGTAGGTGATTCCTATAGGCTAAAGGATATTGTTAACAAGGAGTAA